GAATGAACATAGCTTGTAACAGAGAAATGTTAACTGATGGATTAAATAGACTTAAAAAAGTTGTAGATAGTTTATAAACTTCAAAATATACAGAGACTATAAAACTTATAGTCTCTTTTTTATATAAGAACCCCACCCTTCCAAGATGCTTTGCATCGGGTGGGTTCCCGAGAACCTTGTTGTTTTACAATAAAAAATGCACCTACATATTCAAGGTGCATTTTTTAAAGAATAAAATATTTTATTTAATTTCTAAGTAAACAGGGCAATGGTCACTACCTAAAATATTTTGATGAATTTGTGCATCAACAAGTCTATCGTCCATGTCTTTTGAAGTTAGGAAATAGTCAATTCTCCAGCCAGTATTTCTTTCTCTTGATTTTCCAAAATAACTCCACCAACTGTATTCATTTTCCTTGTCTGGATAGAAATATCTGAAAGTATCTGTAAACCCACTATCTAAAAGTATAGACATCTTTTCTCTTTCTTGATCAGTAAATCCTGCATTTTTTCTATTAGTCTTTGGATTTTTTAGGTCGGTTTCTTTATGAGCGACATTTAAATCTCCACAAACTATTACGGATTTAGTTTTATTTAATTCAAGTAAATAATTTCTAAAAGCATCTTCCCATACCATTCTGTAGTCAAGTCTTAAAAGTTCTTGTTTGGAGTTGGGTGTATAACATGTTACTAAAAAGAAATCTTCATACTCTAAAGTTATAAGTCTTCCTTCATTATCATGTTCTTCAATTCCCATTCCATATTTTACACTTAAAGGTGTATATTTTGTAAAAATAGCCGTTCCACTATATCCTTTTCTTTGTGCATAATTGTAATAAGTTTCATATCCTTCAAGTTCAAGATCAAGTTGACCTTCACTCATTTTAATTTCTTGTAAGCAGAAAAAGTCAGCATTAATTTCATTAAAATAATCTAAAAATCCTTTTTTTATGCAAGCTCTAAGCCCATTTACATTCCAAGAAACAAATCTCATTTAATCACCTCTTATTATTTTTTAATCATACTAGTTAATTATACCATAATTTTTTATTTACAAACACCTATTTAAAATTTTGCTTTAGTTTGAACTGTTGAAATAAAATACCTTTTGATGTAAAATATAATAGAATGTAATTTAAGGAGGACTTTATGATAGATTATAAAAAAGTTTATGAAGAATGGTTAAATAATGAGTTTTTTGATGATGAAACTAGAAAAGATTTACTTTCAATAAAAGATAATGATGAAGAAATTAAAGATAGATTTTATAAAGTTTTAGAATT
Above is a genomic segment from Parvimonas micra containing:
- a CDS encoding exodeoxyribonuclease III, giving the protein MRFVSWNVNGLRACIKKGFLDYFNEINADFFCLQEIKMSEGQLDLELEGYETYYNYAQRKGYSGTAIFTKYTPLSVKYGMGIEEHDNEGRLITLEYEDFFLVTCYTPNSKQELLRLDYRMVWEDAFRNYLLELNKTKSVIVCGDLNVAHKETDLKNPKTNRKNAGFTDQEREKMSILLDSGFTDTFRYFYPDKENEYSWWSYFGKSRERNTGWRIDYFLTSKDMDDRLVDAQIHQNILGSDHCPVYLEIK